Proteins encoded in a region of the Ziziphus jujuba cultivar Dongzao chromosome 3, ASM3175591v1 genome:
- the LOC107423408 gene encoding chaperone protein ClpD, chloroplastic isoform X2: MLMGVSSSSSSMALTPSVPGTRVWDGVGLHNPAPFFHHHHGHGRRRFASPASVGFAPSSSFAVSVSPKNPFSHSDLFSFSRGRKPSKRKRRVVVVSAVFERFTERAIKAVIFSQREAKALGKDMVFTQHLLLGLIVEEEAYRHSSSTADGFLGSGITVDEARRVVRSIWNDQTTAGVRVDDSDARLVSTADVSFSISTKRVLEAALEYSRTRGYNFIAPEHIAIGLFTADDGSAARVLGRLGANINQLAAVAVSRLQGELAKDGREPSRASEGMQEKSFSKKVRSVEKARDKSALAQFCVDLNARASEGLIDPVIGRETEIQRMVQILCRRTKNNPILLGESGVGKRAIAEGLAISISQEDVPDFLLEKRVMSLDVALLMAGAKERGELEARVTSLINEVQEAGNIILFIDEVHILVESGTVGRGNKGSGLDIGNLMKPSLGRGKLQCIASTTADEYRLHFEKDKALARRFQPVWIDEPSQDDAVKILLGLSKKYEAHHKCRYTMEAINAAVYLSARYISDRYLPDKAIDLLDEAGSRARMEAFRRKKEQQIGILSKSPDDYWQEIRTVQAMHEVVQASKLKAGAASDMNDISELTSDSILPSSSNDEFTVVGPNEIAAVASLWSGIPVQQLTADDRMLLLGLDEQLRKRVVGQDEAVTAISRAVKRSRVGLKDPDRPTAALLFCGPTGVGKTELTKALAECYFGSEEAMLRFDMSEYMERHSVSKLIGSPPGYVGFGEGGALTEAIRRRPFTVVLFDEIEKAHPDIFNILLQMFEDGHLTDSQGRRVSFKNALVVMTSNVGSTIIAKGRNSSIGFLLTDDESTSYAQMKTAVMEELKTYFRPELLNRIDEVVVFHPLDKSKMLEIFNILLQEVKGRLMSLGIGLEVSESVKDLVCQQGYDPIYGARPLRRAITSIIEDLLSEAVLAGEYKPGDTVTVDLDASGNPFVMNQSNRNIQLSDTASSL; this comes from the exons ATGTTGATGGGAgtgtcatcatcttcttcttccatggCGCTAACTCCTTCAGTTCCGGGGACTAGAGTGTGGGATGGAGTTGGTCTTCACAACCCAGCTCCGTTTTTCCACCATCATCATGGCCATGGTCGCCGGAGATTTGCTTCTCCGGCGTCTGTTGGGTTCGCACCCTCTTCCAGTTTTGCTGTTTCAGTCTCTCCGAAAAACCCATTTTCCCACTCCGATTTGTTCTCTTTCTCTCGGGGAAGAAAACCCAGCAAGAGAAAGAGGCGGGTCGTTGTTGTCTCTGCTGTGTTTgagagatttactgagagagcCATCAAAGCTGTGATCTTTTCCCAAAGAGAAGCTAAAGCCCTCGGGAAGGACATGGTGTTTACTCAGCATCTTTTGCTGGGTTTGATCGTAGAGGAGGAGGCGTATCGTCATAGTTCTTCTACGGCTGATGGGTTTCTCGGGTCCGGTATCACCGTTGACGAGGCACGACGTGTCGTTAGGAGCATTTGGAATGACCAGACCACTGCTGGGGTTAGGGTGGATGATTCTGATGCCCGTTTGGTTTCTACGGCCGACGTGTCGTTTTCCATTAGCACAAAACGTGTACTTGAAGCGGCACTGGAGTATTCAAGGACAAGAGGTTATAATTTCATAGCGCCAGAGCACATTGCCATTGGCTTATTTACTGCTGATGATGGAAGTGCTGCTCGGGTCCTCGGAAG GTTGGGGGCTAACATAAACCAGTTGGCAGCTGTGGCAGTCTCCAGACTTCAAGGGGAGCTTGCCAAAGATGGTAGAGAACCATCAAGGGCATCAGAAGGGATGCAGGAaaaatctttttcaaaaaaagtgaGATCCGTTGAAAAAGCAAGAG ACAAAAGTGCTTTGGCCCAATTCTGTGTGGATTTGAATGCTCGTGCAAGTGAAGGACTTATTGATCCTGTTATTGGCCGAGAAACTGAAATTCAAAGAATGGTTCAGATACTTTGTCgcagaacaaaaaataatcCTATTCTTCTTGGTGAAAGTGGGGTAGGAAAAAGGGCCATCGCTGAGGGGTTGGCAATTAGTATTTCTCAGGAAGATGTTCCTGATTTTCTGTTG GAAAAACGAGTAATGTCCTTGGATGTAGCACTATTAATGGCTGGAGCAAAGGAGAGGGGAGAGTTAGAGGCACGTGTTACTTCATTGATAAATGAAGTACAGGAAGCAG gaaatattattctttttattgatGAAGTTCATATCCTTGTGGAGTCCGGCACAGTTGGTCGGGGAAACAAAGGGTCTGGCCTTGACATTGGCAATCTAATGAAACCATCGCTTGGGAGGGGTAAATTACAG TGTATTGCATCCACAACTGCAGATGAATACAGGCTACATTTTGAGAAGGATAAGGCATTAGCTCGAAGATTTCAGCCTGTGTGGATTGATGAACCAAGCCAG GATGATGCAGTCAAGATACTGTTAGGGCTAAGTAAGAAATATGAGGCCCATCATAAGTGCAGATATACAATGGAAGCCATAAATGCTGCTGTATATCTATCAGCAAGATATATATCTGATAGATACCTTCCTGATAAAGCCATTGATCTCCTTGATGAGGCTGGAAGTAGAGCTCGTATGGAAGCCTTTAGGAGGAAAAAAGAACAGCAAATTGGTATACTTTCTAAGTCACCAGATGATTATTGGCAAGAAATTAGAACTGTTCAGGCCATGCATGAAGTG GttcaagcaagcaagctaaaaGCTGGTGCTGCTTCTGACATGAATGATATTAGTGAACTCACTTCAGATTCCATTTTGCCTTCATCGTCAAATGATGA gtTTACAGTGGTGGGGCCGAATGAAATAGCAGCTGTTGCTTCTCTATGGTCAGGGATCCCAGTTCAGCAGCTCACTGCAGATGACAGAATGCTTTTATTGGGTCTTGATGAACAACTTAGAAAACGGGTTGTTGGTCAAGATGAGGCGGTCACTGCCATATCTCGAGCCGTTAAGAGATCTCGGGTTGGTTTGAAGGATCCTGACAGACCCACAGCGGCACTGCTTTTTTGTGGCCCTACTGGGGTTGGCAAAACAGAACTGACAAAAGCTTTGGCTGAATGCTATTTTGGATcg gAGGAAGCAATGCTACGGTTTGACATGAGTGAATATATGGAGCGCCATTCTGTGAGCAAATTAATAGGATCACCTCCTGGTTATGTTGGCTTTGGAGAGGGAGGTGCATTAACAGAAGCTATTAGAAGACGCCCATTTACAGTCGTACTGTTTGATGAAATAGAGAAAGCTCATCCAGATATATTCAACATCCTGCTCCAAATGTTCGAAGATGGTCACCTTACAGATTCTCAG GGAAGGAGAGTCTCATTCAAGAATGCATTGGTAGTGATGACTTCTAATGTGGGTTCAACCATCATTGCAAAGGGTAGAAACAGCTCAATTGGTTTCTTGCTTACAGATGATGAGTCAACTTCCTACGCTCAAATGAAAACAGCAGTAATGGAAGAACTCAAGACATATTTTCGCCCAGAGCTGCTCAACAGGATTGATGAAGTAGTGGTGTTCCATCCCCTTGATAAATCTAAG ATGCTCGAGATCTTCAACATATTGCTGCAAGAGGTTAAGGGGAGGCTCATGTCTCTAGGAATTGGTCTGGAGGTCTCCGAGTCAGTCAAGGACCTTGTATGCCAGCAAGGCTATGACCCGATATATGGTGCCCGGCCACTTAGGAGGGCAATTACTTCAATAATTGAAGATCTCTTGAGTGAAGCTGTTCTTGCTGGAGAGTATAAGCCTGGTGACACTGTCACTGTTGATTTAGATGCTTCAGGAAACCCATTTGTGATGAATCAATCAAATAGAAACATACAATTATCTGATACAGCATCAAGTTTGTAA
- the LOC107423408 gene encoding chaperone protein ClpD, chloroplastic isoform X1: MLMGVSSSSSSMALTPSVPGTRVWDGVGLHNPAPFFHHHHGHGRRRFASPASVGFAPSSSFAVSVSPKNPFSHSDLFSFSRGRKPSKRKRRVVVVSAVFERFTERAIKAVIFSQREAKALGKDMVFTQHLLLGLIVEEEAYRHSSSTADGFLGSGITVDEARRVVRSIWNDQTTAGVRVDDSDARLVSTADVSFSISTKRVLEAALEYSRTRGYNFIAPEHIAIGLFTADDGSAARVLGRLGANINQLAAVAVSRLQGELAKDGREPSRASEGMQEKSFSKKVRSVEKARDKSALAQFCVDLNARASEGLIDPVIGRETEIQRMVQILCRRTKNNPILLGESGVGKRAIAEGLAISISQEDVPDFLLEKRVMSLDVALLMAGAKERGELEARVTSLINEVQEAGNIILFIDEVHILVESGTVGRGNKGSGLDIGNLMKPSLGRGKLQCIASTTADEYRLHFEKDKALARRFQPVWIDEPSQDDAVKILLGLSKKYEAHHKCRYTMEAINAAVYLSARYISDRYLPDKAIDLLDEAGSRARMEAFRRKKEQQIGILSKSPDDYWQEIRTVQAMHEVQVQASKLKAGAASDMNDISELTSDSILPSSSNDEFTVVGPNEIAAVASLWSGIPVQQLTADDRMLLLGLDEQLRKRVVGQDEAVTAISRAVKRSRVGLKDPDRPTAALLFCGPTGVGKTELTKALAECYFGSEEAMLRFDMSEYMERHSVSKLIGSPPGYVGFGEGGALTEAIRRRPFTVVLFDEIEKAHPDIFNILLQMFEDGHLTDSQGRRVSFKNALVVMTSNVGSTIIAKGRNSSIGFLLTDDESTSYAQMKTAVMEELKTYFRPELLNRIDEVVVFHPLDKSKMLEIFNILLQEVKGRLMSLGIGLEVSESVKDLVCQQGYDPIYGARPLRRAITSIIEDLLSEAVLAGEYKPGDTVTVDLDASGNPFVMNQSNRNIQLSDTASSL, translated from the exons ATGTTGATGGGAgtgtcatcatcttcttcttccatggCGCTAACTCCTTCAGTTCCGGGGACTAGAGTGTGGGATGGAGTTGGTCTTCACAACCCAGCTCCGTTTTTCCACCATCATCATGGCCATGGTCGCCGGAGATTTGCTTCTCCGGCGTCTGTTGGGTTCGCACCCTCTTCCAGTTTTGCTGTTTCAGTCTCTCCGAAAAACCCATTTTCCCACTCCGATTTGTTCTCTTTCTCTCGGGGAAGAAAACCCAGCAAGAGAAAGAGGCGGGTCGTTGTTGTCTCTGCTGTGTTTgagagatttactgagagagcCATCAAAGCTGTGATCTTTTCCCAAAGAGAAGCTAAAGCCCTCGGGAAGGACATGGTGTTTACTCAGCATCTTTTGCTGGGTTTGATCGTAGAGGAGGAGGCGTATCGTCATAGTTCTTCTACGGCTGATGGGTTTCTCGGGTCCGGTATCACCGTTGACGAGGCACGACGTGTCGTTAGGAGCATTTGGAATGACCAGACCACTGCTGGGGTTAGGGTGGATGATTCTGATGCCCGTTTGGTTTCTACGGCCGACGTGTCGTTTTCCATTAGCACAAAACGTGTACTTGAAGCGGCACTGGAGTATTCAAGGACAAGAGGTTATAATTTCATAGCGCCAGAGCACATTGCCATTGGCTTATTTACTGCTGATGATGGAAGTGCTGCTCGGGTCCTCGGAAG GTTGGGGGCTAACATAAACCAGTTGGCAGCTGTGGCAGTCTCCAGACTTCAAGGGGAGCTTGCCAAAGATGGTAGAGAACCATCAAGGGCATCAGAAGGGATGCAGGAaaaatctttttcaaaaaaagtgaGATCCGTTGAAAAAGCAAGAG ACAAAAGTGCTTTGGCCCAATTCTGTGTGGATTTGAATGCTCGTGCAAGTGAAGGACTTATTGATCCTGTTATTGGCCGAGAAACTGAAATTCAAAGAATGGTTCAGATACTTTGTCgcagaacaaaaaataatcCTATTCTTCTTGGTGAAAGTGGGGTAGGAAAAAGGGCCATCGCTGAGGGGTTGGCAATTAGTATTTCTCAGGAAGATGTTCCTGATTTTCTGTTG GAAAAACGAGTAATGTCCTTGGATGTAGCACTATTAATGGCTGGAGCAAAGGAGAGGGGAGAGTTAGAGGCACGTGTTACTTCATTGATAAATGAAGTACAGGAAGCAG gaaatattattctttttattgatGAAGTTCATATCCTTGTGGAGTCCGGCACAGTTGGTCGGGGAAACAAAGGGTCTGGCCTTGACATTGGCAATCTAATGAAACCATCGCTTGGGAGGGGTAAATTACAG TGTATTGCATCCACAACTGCAGATGAATACAGGCTACATTTTGAGAAGGATAAGGCATTAGCTCGAAGATTTCAGCCTGTGTGGATTGATGAACCAAGCCAG GATGATGCAGTCAAGATACTGTTAGGGCTAAGTAAGAAATATGAGGCCCATCATAAGTGCAGATATACAATGGAAGCCATAAATGCTGCTGTATATCTATCAGCAAGATATATATCTGATAGATACCTTCCTGATAAAGCCATTGATCTCCTTGATGAGGCTGGAAGTAGAGCTCGTATGGAAGCCTTTAGGAGGAAAAAAGAACAGCAAATTGGTATACTTTCTAAGTCACCAGATGATTATTGGCAAGAAATTAGAACTGTTCAGGCCATGCATGAAGTG CAGGttcaagcaagcaagctaaaaGCTGGTGCTGCTTCTGACATGAATGATATTAGTGAACTCACTTCAGATTCCATTTTGCCTTCATCGTCAAATGATGA gtTTACAGTGGTGGGGCCGAATGAAATAGCAGCTGTTGCTTCTCTATGGTCAGGGATCCCAGTTCAGCAGCTCACTGCAGATGACAGAATGCTTTTATTGGGTCTTGATGAACAACTTAGAAAACGGGTTGTTGGTCAAGATGAGGCGGTCACTGCCATATCTCGAGCCGTTAAGAGATCTCGGGTTGGTTTGAAGGATCCTGACAGACCCACAGCGGCACTGCTTTTTTGTGGCCCTACTGGGGTTGGCAAAACAGAACTGACAAAAGCTTTGGCTGAATGCTATTTTGGATcg gAGGAAGCAATGCTACGGTTTGACATGAGTGAATATATGGAGCGCCATTCTGTGAGCAAATTAATAGGATCACCTCCTGGTTATGTTGGCTTTGGAGAGGGAGGTGCATTAACAGAAGCTATTAGAAGACGCCCATTTACAGTCGTACTGTTTGATGAAATAGAGAAAGCTCATCCAGATATATTCAACATCCTGCTCCAAATGTTCGAAGATGGTCACCTTACAGATTCTCAG GGAAGGAGAGTCTCATTCAAGAATGCATTGGTAGTGATGACTTCTAATGTGGGTTCAACCATCATTGCAAAGGGTAGAAACAGCTCAATTGGTTTCTTGCTTACAGATGATGAGTCAACTTCCTACGCTCAAATGAAAACAGCAGTAATGGAAGAACTCAAGACATATTTTCGCCCAGAGCTGCTCAACAGGATTGATGAAGTAGTGGTGTTCCATCCCCTTGATAAATCTAAG ATGCTCGAGATCTTCAACATATTGCTGCAAGAGGTTAAGGGGAGGCTCATGTCTCTAGGAATTGGTCTGGAGGTCTCCGAGTCAGTCAAGGACCTTGTATGCCAGCAAGGCTATGACCCGATATATGGTGCCCGGCCACTTAGGAGGGCAATTACTTCAATAATTGAAGATCTCTTGAGTGAAGCTGTTCTTGCTGGAGAGTATAAGCCTGGTGACACTGTCACTGTTGATTTAGATGCTTCAGGAAACCCATTTGTGATGAATCAATCAAATAGAAACATACAATTATCTGATACAGCATCAAGTTTGTAA